Sequence from the Acropora muricata isolate sample 2 chromosome 10, ASM3666990v1, whole genome shotgun sequence genome:
GCCAGATTATACTAATCATAGGTTTAGGGGAGCAGGGGCCCGTAGCTCtaacgtcccgaaacttttcgggtgacataaatcccttttcattttcaataagcacacgtttcaagctttgaaacttgagaGTTATTTTGTCTCTCCTTATATCTCAAACATATTTATATATGCATGGATGGGTGTTAGTTTGGTTACCTTTGGGTCAAACGATGCCCCTCGCGGATCTGGAATTCGGTTTGAATTCGAAGAGGGCGAGGGGCGCTTAATCGAGGGAGAAGGTTAATCTAAATTTCCCGGCAAGATGTGATCTTGTTCTGTAAAACAGCAGTTGCCCATAAACAACAACATAGGCTGTGTACCAACGCATTACGTTCATCCTTGATTAAGTTTTAAAAGTCAGTTGGTAAATTACTAACGATTAATTACACAAAAAAAGACCCTACTAAAGCGATTAAACACAACTAATGCTATCATGCATCCTTTGCTGTCTCAGTGCTCGTCCATAAAAGGGGGAAAAGAGGTAGACAGAGCTGATTCGAGGGGGGTGCGCCTAtgttaaattttgaaaagtggGAGGGGTTGCTTATTGAAAGAAGGTGCTTACTGGAGGGGGGTAAACTAATTGGAGAACTTACTGTATGTGTATTTCCTGtttcgagaggtttttctctgggAAATTCATTATTAACTTCTCTTAaaactgcaacaacaacaactcttGGAAAGTCCAATTTGGTTTTGCAACACGGCAATACAGGTGTAAAAgcctcatttaaaaaaaaaggcattcaGCTTAGCCATGTTCTTTTTCCTTGCAGGCAACAAATTGAACCTCACAAATTCGCGAGAGGCCGCCGATCTTTCCAAATACACTATAAGTGGCGAGTGGGAACTGCTGGCTGCTACCTTGGAGCGACATGAGGTCTTTTACAGCTGTTGTCCGCATCCTTTTATTGACGTCACCTATTACATCCACGTCAAACGCAGAGTCCTTTTTTACATGATGAATTTGATTGTTCCGTGCATTGTCCTGGCCATTTTGACAGTGTTTTCATTCTATCTGCCACCAGAGTCCGGTGAGAGGATTGGCCTTGTCATCACTATTCTGCTTGGTCTGACTGTCTTCATGATGGTATTCACGGACAACGTGCCGCGGACGTCAGAAGTCACGCCACTCATCGGTAAATATTCCGTGACAGTCCTGATTCAGGTCACAGTGGCTCTACTCGTCACGTGTGCCATCTTGAGAGTGTATCACCGCGACCCAGAGAGGAAGATGCCCAGCTGGTTTCGCAAGCTGGTCTTCGATATTTTGGGTCCTATGCTGCTGGCATTGCCATCCGAGGAACGAGCCAAGTTGGAAAAGGATGCGAAAAATCGAAATTTCTACGCCACCAAAGTTCAGCGTGCTCCGTACGAAGTACACCAAAGTCAAAACCATCTGATTGCCTCTATGCCAAAGCTCATATCTCCTAAGAAAGGTGACGCGGAAATGGACAGTAAGTGTTTCCAAGCCTGCATGGGCTCTAATCTGTCACTGACGCCCGCGGACGAACGCATGGAAGAGATCGTTTGTAGCATGCGCTCCATTGTTGCTCATTTGAAGGACACACAAGAGTCCGACGAAAAAGTGAACGATTGGCACCACGCAGCCGCAGTGCTGGACATTGCATTCTTTTGGATTACTGCCATCACCATACTAGGCTCAACTCTGGCTTTCTATTTCATGATACCCAACTGATTGACTGACCACGCCCTTTGGTTTGCAAGAAAAGCAGACGATGGCTTGTGAAGTGATATTTATCCGAATGAGCCATCTAGagtacttttgtttttttttttcattagttttcACTAGAACGCCCCTTCCTAGTTGTCATAGTCAAACTCCAACCCTACCTCGGTCAAATGAGATCATATAGGAAAGGGGGCCCCAGTATGGCACCTGAAATAGATGTACTTTTGCGTTATTACCATAACAGTCGAGTATTACACGAACCAATCAGCCTTCCTTCGTAGGATTCAATGAAATCGCGCAACTATTTTTGGACGAGACTTTGTAAATATTTCTTAGCTGAATATTGCTAAAGTAGCAACTTTGCTCGAGTGCtatttttgttattcaaatAAAGTGCCAAAAGGCGACATTATTTTTGTTGCCCTCAATTCTTTACCTCGACAGATATTTCAAAGTGAAGAATCTTCGTACGACACACTGACAGTGATCTTTCGCTTGCGCGACAAATCGGCAAAACGAACGCGAAAGTATGGTGAGATTCCAAAATGGCGAACTTGAATGTAGAACTTGCCGGTAGCAAGTACCACGGACTCTGGTAAGAGCGAAGATGGAAACTCGGTTTTACGTTTTTTCAATAGGGTGAGAGATCTCTCAGGTTCTGCACCCTTGAATATCCTCAGAAGGTACGGGTCGTTTGGCAAGAGTAAACCTTTACAGTGCTATATATTACCGTTGAGTTATCCGTTTGAATTTTACGTATGTGCCAGCAACAGTTTATATAACGTCATGAGTCTGTTTTCCGAAGTGAATATTCGTGTCGTGGTAAAATACACCGCATTACTTACGCTATCACGTCGCCGAGGTAGGAAAGTAGCTTCGaaagaattttgaaaaacaagcgCCATTTTCTCGTTAACATCGATTTAATAGGTTTGCAAAGCGTGCACAGACTCCTGAAGGTCAAATTTTTTCATACAGCCATGCATGGACTGTCTTTTTTAATGTCTCACGTAATTACTTTTCGGAAATTGTTTGCCGTTTTCTCCCATGAGTTCTCCAAGTAATGTGAAACAAAAcacttcttaaaaaaaaaactcggtgtttttctttgtacaaccgaaaaaaatcaatgtgtcgAATAATGAAATTTGAACCGAGAGCACTTGCCTCAATTAATCTGATAACACAAAACCTCATCGTCGCTTGTTGTGATTAGTGCTGAATAATCACTAAAACGTTATTATATTAATATTTAAAATACATAGAAATATCGAAGAAATCTCTTGTTTCTAGCAAACATAGCGCTAAGGTCAAGATTAAAAGGAACAAATCACTTTTTGCGGATTTTATAACTCATTTCTCTCGAATCTCTGAAATTCAGTCAAATCGTCCAAATGTTGCACTACTTCGATTAAATAAAGACATCCTATCACACCAGGACTCGTTCAAAGATTAGAAATTTTAGATTACGTTAAAATTTCCTAACCTGATAGCAATCCAGAACTGAGCTCTGCCGAATGCAGGTATCGTTTTTTGgttaattttagaaaaatcaTGGAAATTAAAGCAAATTATGGAACAGaataattttaaatgaaaaCGTGACCTTTTCGTATTGCGCGTTCTCCCACGTGTTGGCCGATTGTGTATAGCTACCTGAAATCGTTGAATCAACTGTTGTCGTCTATCTTTGCAAATAAGAAGAACAATGGAGAAGCCTTGTTTTTTGCTAGAAACAACATCACAACTTTGTGTAATTGAAGTTACATTTATTTAATCAATGCAATTCTTTGTTATAGAGAAGAGATATGCTGTAGCCTTATCTGGTCACCGTAGGATTGAACTGCGGGACATTTTAATTAAAACGCTCTAATCTATTATAAAACaattttacgaaaaaaaaaaaaacgaaaaaacaaaaatataaaaggcTTTCCGAGGAGGTATTGTTCCAGACGGAGAATTACAATTTCCACGCATAATTGGCGATTGGTTGTAACAGTTTCGACCTGCTGTTTCATCACTGCCGAGCAAACAGTCTTCCTGTTTGGGAACATATGAATGATCTATCAAAGTGAAGTTGCTTTGTATTTACGAAGTGGATGTGGATCGGGTTTAAAGTCCATTATTCTCCGTTTCAATGGTTTGCATCGAATTATTTTTCGCTCTTATATCTGCAGTCCCTCTCGACTGTTCACGAATCGGTAAGTTTCAAACATTTTCCATCCGGGAAACCATAAGTTCCCTCTCTTTATTATTGTCATGTTTGATGCTTTTACCTGGAAGAATTATTTCACACTCAAACCGCTGCCATTTTGCGTTGATTATACTAAAAAAAAGGCAGTAGAAATTCAAAAACGTAGGCGTTTCTCAGAAAGTATCTTTGGGCGTCGTCTACACCGGAAAACGCCTAGAGAAAATAAAGTTCATTGATGGAAATAACTGTAGATTCGTTTTAGATGCTTATCTccattttattcttttgttacaACTTATAAACATCCTGTAGTTTACAAGAATCGCTACAAGTACGTGTTAATAAAACACACGACAGACTCAGTGACGACTCGGCTAATTAAAGCAAAAAATGTGTTCCTGGGACCAAAACCCGGTCAGTCAACACAAGTGATAACGGAATTACAATTGCAC
This genomic interval carries:
- the LOC136887642 gene encoding neuronal acetylcholine receptor subunit alpha-3-like — its product is MGSHSSGRNIAVLLTLLALFGVTMPQGSHRTDYEHKLMKDLFQDYRKEARPVMNKSEAIAVKFDLAYSQLIYLDSKNQILSSKVWLRQMWTNPFLKWDPDKYGGIDTINIDPKLIWKPDIILYNNIGFGETGAIYNFDTKAMLNHTGYTEWFAPTEIHSICKIDITYFPFDEQKCPLLFGSWTYTGNKLNLTNSREAADLSKYTISGEWELLAATLERHEVFYSCCPHPFIDVTYYIHVKRRVLFYMMNLIVPCIVLAILTVFSFYLPPESGERIGLVITILLGLTVFMMVFTDNVPRTSEVTPLIGKYSVTVLIQVTVALLVTCAILRVYHRDPERKMPSWFRKLVFDILGPMLLALPSEERAKLEKDAKNRNFYATKVQRAPYEVHQSQNHLIASMPKLISPKKGDAEMDSKCFQACMGSNLSLTPADERMEEIVCSMRSIVAHLKDTQESDEKVNDWHHAAAVLDIAFFWITAITILGSTLAFYFMIPN